In the genome of Aedes aegypti strain LVP_AGWG chromosome 2, AaegL5.0 Primary Assembly, whole genome shotgun sequence, the window AATATGGGTCGCGTCATACTTTGCTAAGACCCCAATTgctgtttaaaaataaaaattatatcgtacaaagatttatgaaaatgttgtatgtttctatacaccccgcaatggggcgaatagaaacactgttcagtaaatatcaacacttttcaacattttaatggaaaaataaacacatttttaagtgcatcttgaagaaatatcaacatgtatttacttagtgaagaaaaaaattaaaattttcaaaactaagtTCAATattcgatcatttttgaaatcagtcaaaatggcggatgtttcaagctatcaaaaatgattgagatttcaatattttcttcacaattttttaatgagaaatgtagcaaaatttttaatttgaaaatagtctAGCGATACTCTGTTGTTATTGaactaatgaaaaaataatatttcagtaggtttttaaagtttatctatataaataaaaatggagtggtgtttgtatgtcacgaaatggcttgagaacgagctatcggattttgaaaatacTTCCATAGTTACGATCccaaagtgttccgacgtgtttgtgtatataaaaagcacAGGGTATTGAACGGAAAAGTCTAAAAAATCCGGAGTGAACGGAACTCTCATTTTGTACGGGTCGTTTCatgacgtttttcaacagcctacttgatggcaagacgaagtttgccgggaccactactgcccataactgcaaaacagtcacattcgacatttttgacaaaatggagttaataccggggagagtcatcaaatggcaaatactttcgatcaacttactgaaatctgtgagattgttctagaaaattcgaaaaaaataccaagttgttttgtcacattggcaattgtaaccgcataacagtcacattgcgattgtacatgagcctcataatgcagtagcaacgaaatttctatcagaatttttttctgactatgcaccttatatgcgatatgagttgtacaaaatttcagcctcaaataagcacttttgaattcttagtgattttttgaaatattagtttcctcccatactgcgataaaatgcaaacttggtatcccatttactcaatgcctacttttgtcgaatgttacaaatatgcagttatgggcagactAGTCATTACATAATAGTCGCATTTTTAACTGAAGGTCgctttgtttctattcgccccacgttttctattcaccccgttttacggtacctaagctataaaaaatcataacaaaataacgaaaagccttaaaaagagatcttttggcgtcaacagaaagatttcaacctctactatatgggaaaaatataaaaagagtgataaaacttaagccactattggtacacgtgttccagtagttgcgctagtgctccagtagtagacgttcagGAAAGATACAaagaattttgaacaaaatggtaaatttttacaaaggtttaacattttttcctcggaacagcaattaatatctttcgaatgaagcataaagatcatctctagggcttttcttcatttttatacatccattttaaaaactgcttccatccgttgatctactactggaacacgacggcaactactggtgcaagggagcaaattttttgcataaacttcattatttatatgactttttgatgaaataaaaagctgaaatttgccAAATCGgctaaactagagacgatctatccaccaaaaatagcacatgtcgtttttatagaaaaatgttcgtttCATTTCATAGTCCAACCTaatggtacattacaaccattggtaccggcactcTAGGTCTTATGTTTTTGTCGCACCTTTTTAGAGGCACCTAATGTTTATATGTTCCTGCTAAATATTTTTACCGTTGTTATGTTATGCAAATCTGTTATTCGTGAAATGGAATAATAAAATGAGATTATGAACGCAATATGTCAATGACAATAATGTTAAAAATAAAGCTATTCAGTGGTTATGACAAATTTGAGTGAtcttaaccctttctttcccacagctttgttcgacaatttaactatcaaaatggcgtttctaaaaaaagtgcttgaacaaaagttgttccaaataagctatattattcaataccacaataaaaaaaaatttgattgtttttcaatagtttgacgcttaggtcacttatttcgatgtttgataaGACAAATAAGCGTATAAATTTATTCCAACTATTAttgagcttcttcttcttctttctggcattacgtccccactgggacagagcctgcttctcagcttagtgttcttatgagcacttccacagttattaactgagagcttactgtgcctatgaccatttttgcatgcgtatatcgtgtggcaggtacgatgatactctatgccctgggaagccgagaaaatttccaacccgaaaagatcctcgaccgatgggattcgaacccacgaccctcagcttggtcatgctgaatagctgcgcgtttaccgctacggctatctgggccccattattgagctactcgtaccaattcggtttagccctcgttcgttgaaaatcggtggatcacctgtgctaccatggggAAGAGTATGTTAAAGTATTGTCCGTCACTGTATGTAGGCTATTCCcttagaacatgggacaattatgcgaaCAGGGGCAGTAAAGTAAATCAGCCAAAGGATGTAGAACGGTAGTTATCATGAACTTTTCTAACATTACATGCCTTACGGATAATGACGGAATCGTAACGGAATTGGGTATTAACATGTTTTCGAACTCTTCGTAGTAGGAAATTGCGTGCTATTCTATAAAttctagggctggtagcagggtTCTGTGTAGGGgtggatcgaatcccatccccgagacaTGATCTTAAGGTTAATAGTAGTGATTTCCTTCGAGAAACGGAAAAAGCCGTTGGTTCCTAGAGAACTAGCCCAGGATTTTATGCAcgcattttccgaactacggtTATTATTAATGTTATTAAGATTCTAATCAATTACCTCCATGATTTGTTTTACATCAGTGGACGAGCAATGCACCCCATGGGCAGCCACGGATCGTGACTACACTTATGACGAACTGTTGCAGCGTGTGTTTGAAATCATTCTGGACAAAAACCCGGATATGGCCGCTGGCAGGAAACCGAAGTTCGTCATGCGTCCGCCGCAGGTTCTGCGTGTCGGTACCAAGAAGACGTCCTTCGCCAACTTTACGGAAATCTGCAAAACCCTCCACAGACAGCCGAAGCATTTGCTGGACTTTTTACTGGCGGAATTGGGTACGAGTGGTTCGGTGGACGGTAACTCGCAGCTGATCATCAAGGGTCGCTTCCAGCCGAAACAGATCGAGAACGTGCTTCGACGGTATATCAAGGAGTACGTGACGTGTCACACCTGCCGCTCGCCAGAAACCATCCTCCAGAAGGACACCCGTCTGTTCTTCCTGCAGTGCGAATCGTGCGGGTCGCGATGCTCGGTGGCTAGTATTAAGTCCGGTTTCCAGGCCGTTACCAGCAAACGTGCAGCGATCCGTGCCAAAACGGCTTAAGCGCGCTGCTTGTGGTCATCAAAAAATTGTGTTCTATTGTatgcaaaaattgtttgttttgtttcctTCAGCTATTATTCCGTGTTGCGTGGGAAATTTGTTCCAGAAGTGGAAAGTTCTGCGgtgaaaaatactgtgtttaTAAATCCATAAAACAGAATATACAAACACATAGCAAGCATAATCTATTAGACACAAGTTTGTATGTTTAATCATAATCTTTATTCGAGTAGAATCACCTTTTTACAAAACCTTCAACTGACTCAATAAAACTGCACTTATCTTGTATAATTGTAAACATATTTGGTTTTCATTTCTTCGAAAATGTCCTTGACTTTTAGCAGAACGCCTTACAGGAAATGCTTAGAAATAAACCTCGGATTTGATAATTCTACTCAGAGGAAGGCTAATTCTTTTGTTTTCTCACTAACAACAACAAGGCTGGTAGCAATTTTGTATCTTAAAAAAGTAACTTTAAAGacctaatgcaaaaaaaaacaacacgaACCAAGTAAACAAAACGAAATCAAATAAGAATAGTAGTTTCCATAAGGATTTCTTAAAGAATCCAACTAAACATTTATTCAAGGATATTTTCAagcggcataattttccttcaGATATTATTCCGAAAGATACGATTGTTGCTGTTTTTTTTGGATCTCAAACGCGCTTTTGAAACGATTTCTCGGCCCTTGTTGTTGAGAACAATCAAGCGCTTTGGATTTTCGGGTTCTGCATATAGATGGTTTGA includes:
- the LOC5574929 gene encoding eukaryotic translation initiation factor 2 subunit 2 isoform X1, which produces MSEDDAIFDPSLMKKKKKKKTPFDLDGGMATEEGGDTEAPAGESAAASEGASAADAGNDLEDNLDLDTFGGKKKKKKKKPFNLDDIDSALAGVDAEGEKESKGGDDGEGGGFGGDDGLDDDMKIDFSMKKKKKKKKDLTELMEAEDAAREEEKENGLTDNDGIVTELVDEQCTPWAATDRDYTYDELLQRVFEIILDKNPDMAAGRKPKFVMRPPQVLRVGTKKTSFANFTEICKTLHRQPKHLLDFLLAELGTSGSVDGNSQLIIKGRFQPKQIENVLRRYIKEYVTCHTCRSPETILQKDTRLFFLQCESCGSRCSVASIKSGFQAVTSKRAAIRAKTA
- the LOC5574929 gene encoding eukaryotic translation initiation factor 2 subunit 2 isoform X2 → MSEDDAIFDPSLMKKKKKKKTPFDLDGGMATEEGGDTEAPAGESAAASEGASAADAGNDLEDNLDLDTFGGKKKKKKKKPFNLDDIDSALAGVDAEGEKESKGGDDGEGGGFGGDDGLDDDMKIDFSMKKKKKKKKDLTELMEAEDAAREEEKENVDEQCTPWAATDRDYTYDELLQRVFEIILDKNPDMAAGRKPKFVMRPPQVLRVGTKKTSFANFTEICKTLHRQPKHLLDFLLAELGTSGSVDGNSQLIIKGRFQPKQIENVLRRYIKEYVTCHTCRSPETILQKDTRLFFLQCESCGSRCSVASIKSGFQAVTSKRAAIRAKTA